A single Ziziphus jujuba cultivar Dongzao chromosome 11, ASM3175591v1 DNA region contains:
- the LOC107419015 gene encoding pectinesterase inhibitor 10, with product MKSKNSLIPLIFSLIFFHSAEAICKPRGFDYIQPSSNASTSTSQQQQSPSPSAPAPNQVPSSPPSTSTPISNANSNPPSSEPQPPSSSSSSPAKTFTPSPAPPPTSSSRPLAGINLFNQPTPKTEPTTVDPAVKKICDSTDYPTLCLASLTPFLIVGKTDPVSILELAIKASTQQAKLALEAATKLASAPNLPPRKASGLSDCQYMFNDALDNLESAMDAIPSKDYGTVNSMLSAVITDSETCEDGFTGQSPLAEFDDKLRMMGSNCLAISSLISPII from the coding sequence atgaagtCGAAAAACAGCTTAATCCCACTAATTTTCTCCCTCATTTTCTTCCACTCTGCAGAAGCCATTTGCAAACCTCGAGGCTTCGACTACATTCAACCTTCTTCTAATGCATCAACGTCGACCAGCCAGCAACAACAATCACCATCACCATCAGCGCCAGCACCAAACCAAGTCCCATCTTCACCACCATCAACATCAACTCCCATTTCCAATGCCAACTCCAACCCTCCTAGTTCAGAACCTCAACCACCaagttcctcttcttcttctcctgcTAAAACTTTTACTCCTTCTCCTGCTCCTCCACCAACCTCCTCCTCTCGTCCACTCGCAGGAATTAACCTCTTTAACCAGCCAACTCCCAAAACCGAACCCACAACTGTTGACCCAGCCGTCAAGAAAATTTGCGACAGCACGGACTACCCAACTCTCTGCCTCGCTTCTCTCACCCCGTTCCTCATCGTCGGGAAGACCGACCCTGTTTCTATTCTCGAATTGGCCATAAAGGCTTCGACCCAGCAAGCCAAATTGGCTCTTGAAGCTGCTACGAAGCTCGCAAGCGCTCCTAATCTTCCTCCAAGAAAGGCAAGCGGGCTGAGTGATTGCCAGTACATGTTCAACGATGCTTTGGATAACCTTGAGAGTGCCATGGATGCTATACCGTCTAAGGATTATGGGACTGTGAATAGCATGCTTAGTGCTGTGATTACTGATTCTGAGACCTGTGAAGATGGGTTCACTGGGCAATCTCCATTGGCTGAGTTTGATGACAAGCTGAGGATGATGGGAAGCAATTGCCTTGCCATTTCTTCATTGATATCGCCAATCATATAA